A single window of Paenibacillus sp. FSL H8-0537 DNA harbors:
- the ctaG gene encoding cytochrome c oxidase assembly factor CtaG: protein MLGLEYFSFEELWTPWYMFGTIAVIILYFYLNGPWREKHAPLEASATGKQRFMFVVSAILYYLCNGGPLNFLGHLMFTFHMFNMSISYLIVPPMLILSIPAFMWRKLFASTKWRSLNFLMNPILSLLLFNLLFSFYHVPGIHDFVMTHYTIHRIYYFVMLIAAIMMWWQIACPVPEWNRLTDLKKMAYVFANGILLTPACALIIFASSPLYAVYNDPNVWVLAMGYCVSGDPTRLLTMFDGPQFFNLMEVVEDQQLGGIVMKLLQELMYGIILAYIFSHWYKRENKEDDLPNTNTGTA from the coding sequence TATATGTTCGGTACAATTGCAGTTATTATTTTGTATTTTTATTTGAACGGACCATGGCGGGAGAAGCACGCACCGCTTGAGGCGTCTGCAACAGGCAAGCAGCGGTTTATGTTTGTTGTTTCAGCTATTCTCTATTATTTGTGCAATGGCGGGCCGCTTAATTTCCTGGGACATTTAATGTTCACCTTCCATATGTTCAATATGTCGATTTCGTATCTCATTGTGCCGCCAATGCTTATTTTATCAATCCCTGCATTTATGTGGCGCAAGCTGTTTGCTTCGACAAAATGGCGTTCGCTCAATTTTTTAATGAATCCTATTTTATCGCTGCTGCTGTTTAATCTATTGTTTTCTTTTTACCATGTTCCAGGCATACATGACTTTGTCATGACTCACTATACGATTCACCGTATCTATTATTTTGTTATGCTAATTGCTGCGATTATGATGTGGTGGCAGATTGCATGTCCCGTGCCGGAATGGAATCGCCTGACAGATTTGAAGAAGATGGCGTATGTTTTCGCGAATGGCATTTTGCTGACTCCCGCGTGCGCCTTAATTATATTTGCAAGCAGCCCCTTGTATGCGGTATATAATGATCCAAATGTTTGGGTTCTGGCGATGGGTTATTGTGTATCGGGTGATCCGACAAGGCTGCTTACGATGTTCGACGGTCCTCAATTTTTCAATTTGATGGAAGTGGTAGAGGACCAGCAGCTGGGCGGCATCGTCATGAAGCTATTGCAAGAGCTGATGTACGGCATTATACTGGCGTATATATTCTCTCATTGGTACAAGCGTGAGAATAAGGAAGACGATTTGCCTAATACCAATACAGGTACGGCATAA
- a CDS encoding DUF420 domain-containing protein, which produces MDWYFILPTISTSFIVISAILVAIGWGLIIKRKVEAHKKVMIAAAIAAIIFFIIYSSRTIVVGNTTWGGPDSMHLYYVIFLIFHITLATVAAVFGITTLVLGFRSKYDKHRKWGRVTSIIWFFTAITGVIVYVLLYLLYPGGHTKPMIDAIFGL; this is translated from the coding sequence TTGGATTGGTATTTTATTCTCCCTACAATAAGCACATCGTTTATCGTTATTAGTGCGATACTGGTTGCGATTGGTTGGGGACTGATTATTAAGCGGAAGGTTGAGGCGCATAAGAAAGTGATGATTGCAGCTGCAATTGCAGCCATCATCTTCTTTATTATTTACTCCTCACGAACAATAGTTGTCGGCAATACGACATGGGGCGGACCCGACAGCATGCATCTCTATTATGTTATCTTTCTGATTTTCCATATTACGCTCGCAACGGTAGCAGCGGTATTCGGAATTACGACGCTGGTGCTGGGCTTTAGGAGCAAATATGACAAGCATCGCAAATGGGGCCGTGTGACGTCGATCATCTGGTTTTTCACAGCGATTACGGGAGTTATTGTTTATGTGCTGCTTTATTTATTGTATCCGGGCGGCCATACGAAGCCGATGATTGATGCTATATTTGGTCTATAA
- a CDS encoding GAF domain-containing sensor histidine kinase, which yields MLNSMNDMKVMLNAVLVKLLEVTSFTTGWIFLLDEHSDSICAAAQNLPSTLAANDNAAMCGEGCWCTESYRQNKLNRAVNIIECSRIVYAAEYNAGDKGGLTHHATVPLKAGTESFGLLNAAQAGKEFFSNEELALLQAVAYQIGTAIKRIRLFQAQERSALLYAKLGDVITRIHAVQDISELPLKAVEHIAEAFDWPQIALFVYEQDKLSLRANYDGRQTREGWQQLDCENGGLVAEAFHHNRLVVVVDSKEEAVVPLTATGLKAFSSAVAIPLRRGSCPYGVLFISSMDNGHFDHYHEEFMYALGEHLTLSIDNLRVIEQRRELARMEERIRMARDLHDSVMQKIFSMSFIAKGAEKILGGKEPIVERSLQEIASLSQETLGEMRTLIWQLHPAGLENGLLPALKQYGERMELTVHTKAEGLKELPRTLEEGLWRIGQEGLNNIRKHAGVNEAYIRLVKSERAVSLEIEDHGRGFSPKQLHEQTMGMLSMRERAEALGGEFIIHSELGQRTIIRASIPLALEEGG from the coding sequence ATGCTCAATTCGATGAATGATATGAAGGTCATGCTGAATGCGGTGCTAGTAAAGCTTCTTGAGGTCACGAGCTTTACAACAGGCTGGATTTTCTTGCTCGATGAGCATTCAGACAGCATATGTGCGGCCGCGCAAAATCTCCCCTCAACCCTTGCGGCAAACGATAATGCAGCGATGTGCGGAGAAGGCTGCTGGTGCACCGAAAGCTATCGTCAGAACAAGCTGAATCGCGCGGTCAACATTATTGAATGCTCGCGAATCGTATATGCTGCGGAATACAACGCCGGCGATAAAGGCGGCTTGACGCATCATGCGACGGTGCCGCTGAAAGCAGGCACAGAGAGCTTTGGACTGCTGAATGCTGCGCAGGCGGGCAAGGAATTTTTTTCGAATGAGGAGCTGGCCCTGCTGCAGGCGGTTGCCTACCAGATAGGAACAGCGATTAAGCGTATCCGGCTATTTCAGGCACAGGAGCGAAGTGCGCTGCTCTATGCGAAGCTTGGCGACGTCATTACCCGAATCCATGCAGTGCAGGACATTAGCGAGCTTCCGCTTAAAGCCGTAGAACATATCGCTGAAGCATTCGACTGGCCGCAAATTGCTTTATTCGTCTATGAGCAGGATAAGCTCTCGCTTCGTGCCAATTATGATGGACGGCAGACGAGGGAAGGCTGGCAGCAGCTCGATTGTGAAAATGGAGGGCTTGTTGCCGAAGCGTTTCACCATAATCGTCTCGTCGTTGTTGTGGATAGCAAGGAGGAAGCGGTTGTGCCGCTAACAGCAACGGGTCTAAAGGCATTCTCATCGGCCGTGGCGATTCCGCTGCGAAGGGGAAGCTGTCCATATGGTGTTCTGTTCATTAGCAGTATGGATAATGGGCATTTCGATCATTATCATGAGGAGTTTATGTATGCGCTCGGCGAGCATTTGACGCTCAGCATTGATAATTTGAGAGTAATTGAGCAGCGTAGGGAGCTTGCCCGCATGGAGGAGCGAATCCGAATGGCACGGGATTTGCATGATTCGGTGATGCAGAAAATATTTTCGATGTCCTTTATCGCCAAAGGGGCAGAAAAGATTCTTGGCGGGAAAGAGCCGATTGTGGAGCGCTCGCTTCAGGAAATTGCCAGCTTGTCGCAGGAGACGCTAGGCGAGATGCGTACCCTTATTTGGCAGCTGCATCCCGCTGGCCTGGAGAATGGGCTGCTGCCTGCGCTTAAGCAATACGGCGAAAGGATGGAGCTTACCGTACATACGAAGGCAGAAGGGCTGAAGGAGCTTCCCCGAACGCTGGAGGAAGGGCTGTGGCGAATTGGCCAGGAAGGGCTCAACAACATTCGAAAGCATGCCGGCGTGAATGAGGCCTATATTCGACTGGTGAAATCGGAGCGGGCAGTATCGCTGGAGATCGAGGATCATGGGCGAGGCTTTTCGCCTAAACAACTGCACGAACAGACGATGGGAATGCTGTCCATGCGGGAAAGAGCAGAAGCGCTCGGCGGCGAATTTATTATTCATAGCGAGCTGGGGCAGCGAACCATTATTCGGGCAAGCATACCGCTGGCATTAGAGGAGGGAGGGTAA
- a CDS encoding response regulator transcription factor produces the protein MKIKLLLVDDHQIVLKGIAFFLSLQPDFEIVGEAANGQEAVEKAAELQPDMILMDLQMPVMDGIEASRIIAEQHPAIKVLVLTSFADRSHIVPALQTGAIGYMLKDVAPDQLAEAIRSAYKGNIQLHPDITSVLIGTGAASSRRDGTEDRLFHSPLQADSERDSSRSKSDQIAFASLTPREMEVLRQLMRGSSNKDIARALVVAEKTVKTHVSSILSKLDVTDRTQAALRGIHYLGPEA, from the coding sequence GTGAAAATTAAGCTTTTACTCGTTGACGATCATCAAATTGTTTTGAAGGGCATTGCTTTTTTTCTGAGCTTGCAGCCGGATTTCGAAATTGTCGGGGAGGCAGCCAATGGCCAGGAAGCGGTGGAGAAAGCGGCCGAGCTGCAGCCGGATATGATCTTGATGGATTTGCAAATGCCTGTCATGGACGGCATAGAGGCAAGCCGAATTATTGCCGAGCAGCATCCGGCGATAAAGGTGCTGGTGCTGACTAGCTTCGCAGACCGCAGCCATATTGTACCTGCTCTGCAGACGGGGGCGATTGGCTACATGCTGAAGGATGTCGCACCGGATCAACTGGCGGAGGCGATACGCAGCGCCTATAAAGGCAATATTCAGCTGCATCCCGATATTACCAGCGTGTTAATCGGTACGGGAGCAGCCTCTTCCCGGCGCGATGGGACAGAGGATCGCTTATTCCATTCGCCCCTGCAAGCAGACTCGGAACGCGATTCATCACGCTCCAAGTCAGATCAAATAGCTTTCGCTTCGCTGACACCCCGTGAAATGGAGGTGCTTAGGCAATTGATGAGAGGAAGCAGCAATAAAGATATTGCCCGGGCATTAGTCGTTGCTGAGAAAACAGTGAAAACTCATGTCAGCAGCATTCTTAGCAAGCTTGATGTAACCGATCGAACACAAGCGGCGCTGCGCGGCATTCATTATTTGGGCCCAGAGGCGTAA
- a CDS encoding FMN-dependent NADH-azoreductase → MSTVLFVKANDRGLDQAVSVKLYQAFLDSYKETHPNDVVTELDLFQEELPYMNANMINGNFKAPRGYELTPEEQAAVDVSGKYIDQFLAADKVVFGFPLWNLTIPAVLHTYIDYIYQAGKTFKYTEQGPVGLIPDKKVALLNARGGVYSEGPAAAAEMSLNYVRNIMQFFGVTNFEIVIAEGHNQMPNEAEAIVAHAIEEAKAAAARF, encoded by the coding sequence ATGAGCACTGTACTTTTTGTAAAAGCAAATGATCGTGGATTAGACCAAGCGGTTAGCGTAAAGCTTTATCAAGCTTTTCTCGATTCTTATAAAGAAACACATCCGAATGATGTCGTTACGGAGCTGGATTTGTTCCAAGAAGAGCTTCCGTATATGAATGCCAATATGATTAATGGCAATTTCAAAGCGCCACGCGGCTATGAGCTGACACCTGAAGAGCAAGCAGCGGTTGACGTTTCCGGCAAATATATCGATCAATTTCTTGCGGCGGACAAAGTTGTTTTCGGTTTCCCACTGTGGAATTTGACAATTCCTGCTGTGCTGCACACTTATATTGACTACATTTACCAAGCAGGCAAAACATTCAAATATACCGAGCAAGGTCCAGTTGGCCTTATTCCTGATAAAAAGGTTGCTCTGCTTAATGCAAGAGGCGGCGTGTACTCAGAAGGTCCAGCAGCGGCAGCTGAAATGTCCCTCAATTATGTCCGCAATATTATGCAGTTTTTCGGCGTAACGAATTTCGAAATCGTTATTGCAGAAGGCCACAACCAGATGCCAAATGAAGCGGAAGCGATTGTTGCGCATGCAATTGAAGAAGCGAAAGCAGCGGCAGCACGTTTCTAA
- a CDS encoding GntR family transcriptional regulator, producing MWLPIQINEQSAEPLYYQIEVQLKALIVSGQVAEGTLLPSIREFAQSLKCSVITVRRVYQDLESEGLLRTRQGTGTYVAAVEQGDRDRYRLNAVVEAFETAITAGQRVKCSREELERIFREQLEKHFEDHA from the coding sequence GTGTGGCTGCCGATTCAAATTAATGAGCAAAGCGCAGAACCGCTTTATTACCAAATAGAAGTACAGCTGAAAGCGCTGATTGTTAGTGGACAAGTGGCCGAAGGAACGCTGCTTCCGTCTATTCGGGAGTTCGCGCAATCGTTGAAATGCAGCGTCATTACCGTTCGACGGGTTTATCAGGATCTGGAGTCGGAAGGGCTGCTGCGAACGAGACAGGGAACGGGAACCTACGTTGCAGCGGTTGAGCAGGGTGATCGTGACCGCTATCGGCTAAATGCTGTAGTTGAAGCATTCGAGACGGCTATTACAGCGGGACAGCGAGTGAAATGCTCTCGCGAGGAACTGGAACGGATTTTTCGCGAGCAGCTGGAGAAGCATTTTGAGGATCATGCTTAG
- a CDS encoding ABC transporter ATP-binding protein: MSNDIAIRIHEVELRHERFQLGPYSLEVPKGCVTAIVGPNGSGKSSTFRMLLGLIKPDKGELSMLGHSIADHKDTGWKNKIGYVPELFGSHENRLRASDKTDFVRKWYPNWDVNLYREILRIFEVDDSIKLGKMSKGTRRKYEFALVLAHRPELLLLDEPSSGFDPLAWRSMMSFLHNYMNDGERTILMASHIVDEVKRLADYIVFMSQGRILGMYEKDELLSSWHMFYVSGRELDGVDVKSIPGDCIMEDAGGGNMRIITRQALETERWLEQASIEIMGRQTLDLDDILAVLIEQDRQHIRA; this comes from the coding sequence ATGAGCAACGATATTGCTATTCGAATACACGAAGTAGAGCTGCGGCATGAGCGGTTCCAGCTGGGACCTTATTCATTGGAAGTGCCGAAGGGCTGCGTCACCGCAATTGTCGGTCCGAATGGCTCGGGCAAAAGCTCGACCTTCCGAATGCTGCTGGGCCTGATCAAGCCGGATAAAGGAGAGCTTAGCATGCTTGGCCATTCCATCGCAGACCATAAAGATACTGGCTGGAAGAACAAAATCGGCTATGTGCCTGAGCTGTTTGGCAGCCATGAGAATAGGCTGAGAGCCTCGGACAAGACGGACTTTGTGCGAAAATGGTATCCGAATTGGGATGTGAACCTGTATCGTGAAATTTTACGGATATTCGAGGTTGATGACAGCATCAAGCTTGGCAAAATGTCCAAAGGGACGAGGCGCAAATATGAATTCGCGCTTGTGCTTGCCCATCGCCCTGAGCTGCTGCTCCTTGACGAGCCGTCCTCTGGCTTCGATCCGCTGGCTTGGCGCAGCATGATGAGCTTTTTGCACAATTATATGAATGATGGAGAGCGAACGATTCTGATGGCCTCCCACATTGTGGATGAGGTAAAGCGTCTCGCGGATTATATCGTCTTTATGTCGCAGGGCCGCATACTGGGCATGTACGAGAAGGATGAGCTGCTCAGCAGCTGGCATATGTTTTATGTGAGTGGCAGAGAGCTTGATGGTGTTGATGTCAAGAGTATCCCCGGCGATTGCATAATGGAGGATGCAGGCGGCGGAAATATGCGAATCATTACGCGGCAGGCACTGGAAACCGAGCGCTGGCTTGAGCAGGCGAGCATTGAGATCATGGGGCGGCAGACGCTCGACCTTGATGATATTTTAGCCGTATTAATTGAACAAGACAGACAGCATATTAGAGCATAA
- a CDS encoding ABC transporter ATP-binding protein produces the protein MNPLKIEQIYKQYGDKTAVNGISLEVGEGEIYGLLGANGAGKTTTMRMVLGLIFPDGGQILYNGKPYSHNQLQMLGYLPEERGMYPRVRVSDQLLYLAKLRGMSKRDADQSLKYWLEKFGVPEYYNKKLEELSKGNQQKIQFIASVIHKPKIVILDEAFSGLDPVNVELLKAAVKELREEGTTMLFSTHRMEHVEELCRNITIMHRSNAVLQGNLKELKGQYPRERVMLGTERTVKGLETLEGVTNVQRNESGYELRIENEAAGGLILRHAMEQTEVRRFEIMEPTLNEIFIKLVGEKHE, from the coding sequence GTGAACCCATTAAAAATTGAACAAATTTATAAGCAATATGGCGATAAAACAGCCGTAAATGGCATTAGTCTAGAAGTAGGAGAAGGCGAAATCTACGGCCTGCTAGGTGCGAACGGAGCTGGAAAAACGACGACGATGCGAATGGTGCTGGGACTTATTTTTCCCGATGGGGGCCAAATCTTATATAACGGCAAGCCTTACAGCCATAATCAGCTGCAAATGCTCGGTTATTTGCCAGAGGAGCGGGGCATGTATCCGCGTGTTCGTGTAAGTGACCAGCTGCTGTATTTGGCGAAGCTGCGGGGGATGTCGAAGCGGGATGCCGATCAAAGCCTAAAGTATTGGCTGGAAAAATTCGGCGTGCCGGAATATTACAATAAGAAGCTGGAGGAGCTGTCGAAGGGCAACCAGCAAAAAATTCAGTTCATTGCTTCGGTCATCCATAAGCCGAAAATCGTCATATTGGATGAAGCCTTTAGTGGGCTTGACCCGGTCAACGTGGAGCTGCTGAAGGCGGCGGTGAAGGAGCTGCGTGAAGAAGGAACGACTATGCTGTTCTCGACACACCGCATGGAGCATGTGGAGGAGCTGTGCCGCAATATTACGATCATGCACCGCTCGAACGCGGTACTGCAAGGCAATCTTAAGGAACTCAAGGGGCAGTATCCACGCGAGCGCGTCATGCTGGGAACCGAGCGCACCGTGAAGGGGCTGGAGACGCTGGAAGGCGTAACGAATGTGCAGCGCAATGAATCAGGTTACGAGCTCCGAATTGAGAACGAAGCGGCGGGCGGGCTTATTTTACGCCATGCGATGGAGCAGACGGAAGTTCGGCGCTTTGAGATTATGGAGCCAACCTTAAACGAAATCTTTATAAAATTGGTGGGTGAAAAGCATGAGTAA
- a CDS encoding ABC transporter permease — protein MSNFWTVVSFTIRNKFRTKSFLVMTLIFAIIITIGTNLPYLISLFNNDSVKTASIGYIQSEAGSAAEGTKLAEQLKVYYTQQEQPNVVLVDFADTGSDAGNEQALKQGIIDQKIKGYLTFGDVQANGLPAVTYKSEKLLDESTTRSLQGALQNIRTEMIFKEAGLSEEQKVQLFAPVSIETMQIAAEAGTGSNTEGLSPEQQAVNMGLVSIIVIMLFFVIMVTGQLIATEITSEKGSRVMEILITSVSPLTQMFGKVFGMFLVGLFQLVLYGAVMIINLSMPQNKNAFMNWNIDFNQIDPSLIMYAVIYYLAGYFLYAMLYAAIGSIVSRTEDLAQAVMPITILSLAGFYISTFSISNPDTMLVKVASFVPFFSPFVMMLRIGLTNPPVWQVLLSLGILFVSIYIFGWLGAKIYRTGVLMYGKRPTFKELRKAMRAYKV, from the coding sequence ATGAGTAATTTTTGGACAGTCGTCAGCTTTACCATTCGCAATAAGTTTCGGACAAAATCCTTTCTAGTTATGACATTGATTTTCGCAATCATTATTACGATTGGTACTAATCTTCCTTATCTGATTTCTCTGTTTAACAATGACAGTGTAAAAACGGCCTCCATCGGCTATATTCAGTCGGAAGCGGGCAGCGCGGCCGAGGGCACTAAGCTTGCCGAGCAGCTCAAAGTCTACTACACGCAGCAGGAGCAGCCGAATGTGGTACTGGTTGATTTTGCGGATACGGGTAGTGATGCGGGCAATGAGCAAGCACTTAAGCAGGGCATTATCGATCAGAAAATTAAAGGGTATTTGACCTTTGGCGACGTTCAAGCAAATGGCTTGCCAGCTGTAACCTATAAGTCTGAGAAGCTGCTGGATGAATCCACAACTCGTTCGCTGCAGGGGGCGCTGCAAAACATACGCACCGAAATGATTTTCAAGGAAGCCGGGCTGAGCGAGGAGCAGAAGGTGCAGCTGTTCGCGCCGGTTTCGATTGAGACGATGCAAATTGCTGCTGAAGCGGGAACAGGGTCCAATACCGAAGGGCTGTCGCCTGAGCAGCAGGCGGTCAATATGGGACTTGTATCGATTATTGTCATTATGCTGTTCTTTGTTATTATGGTGACGGGGCAGCTGATTGCGACAGAAATTACATCGGAAAAAGGCTCGCGGGTTATGGAAATTCTCATTACTAGCGTATCGCCGCTGACACAAATGTTCGGAAAGGTGTTCGGAATGTTCCTCGTAGGCTTGTTCCAGCTGGTGCTGTATGGAGCCGTGATGATCATTAATTTATCGATGCCGCAAAATAAAAATGCGTTTATGAATTGGAATATTGATTTTAATCAAATTGATCCGTCGCTGATCATGTATGCGGTCATCTACTACTTGGCAGGCTATTTCCTTTATGCCATGCTGTATGCGGCGATTGGCTCCATTGTGAGCCGGACGGAGGATTTGGCACAGGCGGTTATGCCGATTACGATTTTATCGCTGGCAGGCTTCTACATTAGCACATTCAGCATTTCGAATCCGGATACCATGCTCGTGAAAGTCGCTTCCTTTGTGCCGTTTTTCTCGCCATTCGTCATGATGCTGCGAATTGGACTGACGAACCCGCCAGTATGGCAGGTGCTGCTATCCTTGGGCATTTTGTTCGTATCGATTTACATCTTCGGCTGGCTGGGAGCGAAAATCTATCGCACTGGCGTCCTGATGTACGGCAAGCGGCCAACGTTTAAAGAGCTGCGCAAGGCGATGCGGGCTTATAAGGTTTAG
- a CDS encoding IS3 family transposase: MEIIESYTKDGKPVSDEQICEWIMAFLAGEGANYGYRKLTVLLRRRHELNINKKKVYRLCKQMKVLRPQRTRKMKHPKRLANNRVITASNQLWETDIKYGWISGEQRFFFLMSILDVFDRAVVTYHLGLTCEAKHLVQITQEAVMKRQLFDKVEKPVIRSDNGPQFISNLFEEACNEFVMIHERIPPKTPNKNAHIESYHSIIEAECYQRHEFETYPQAYEIVSQFIQDYNRIRIHGSIYDLSPYEYMEALKQGRVKPKEIKV, from the coding sequence TTGGAAATAATCGAATCTTATACAAAAGACGGCAAGCCCGTTAGCGATGAGCAGATCTGTGAATGGATCATGGCGTTCTTAGCGGGCGAAGGCGCGAACTACGGTTACCGCAAGCTAACCGTGCTTCTTCGAAGACGGCATGAACTGAACATAAACAAAAAGAAAGTCTATCGTCTATGCAAGCAAATGAAGGTGCTGCGTCCACAGCGGACACGCAAGATGAAACATCCCAAGCGACTTGCTAACAATCGCGTCATAACGGCCTCTAATCAGCTATGGGAGACCGACATAAAGTATGGCTGGATTAGCGGTGAACAACGTTTCTTCTTTCTGATGAGCATCTTAGACGTATTTGACCGCGCCGTAGTCACTTATCATTTGGGACTGACGTGCGAAGCCAAGCATCTCGTGCAGATCACGCAGGAAGCGGTTATGAAACGCCAGCTCTTTGACAAGGTAGAAAAGCCAGTCATTCGTTCGGACAACGGTCCGCAATTTATCAGCAACCTGTTTGAGGAAGCTTGTAACGAGTTTGTCATGATTCATGAGCGAATCCCGCCAAAAACGCCGAATAAAAACGCGCATATCGAATCGTATCATTCGATTATAGAAGCAGAGTGCTACCAGCGACATGAGTTTGAAACGTATCCACAAGCCTATGAAATCGTAAGTCAGTTTATTCAGGATTACAATCGAATTCGCATTCATGGCAGCATTTACGATTTGTCCCCGTATGAATATATGGAAGCATTGAAGCAAGGTAGAGTTAAGCCGAAGGAGATTAAGGTTTAA
- a CDS encoding DHA2 family efflux MFS transporter permease subunit, with the protein MFALMLAGIIGTFNETAINIAISDIINQFAITEAKVQWLTSGYLLTLGILVPLSGLLIQWFSTRQLFLTSVSMSIVGSAIGAMAGSFDILLLGRILQAAGAGLLFPLMLNTALIIFPAEKRGKAMGLVSLVFTAGPALGPAISGLLIDYLSWHWIFWVSLMALVLALLAGVAFMKNVAPITKPRIDIYSLVLSTIGFGGLVYGISSAGEGDHGWSNPVVIVPLIAGVIALILFVIRQLNMKKPLMNLRTLQNPMFAIGTLLVFICMMVFLSSMFILPMFMIRVLELSALTTGLILLPGSVISAVLSPVVGALFDKFGPKFLVVPGLIVVAATLWFCSDITVASSIALIMVLHTCLIVGILMVWMPAQTNGLNQLPSDMYPDGAAILNTLQQIAGAIGIAMAVSIMTTGTADFIKSVADPTEPGNATLALTAGMQNALFFTMFVALAGLVLGVFVRRVKVQKWSGDSE; encoded by the coding sequence ATGTTTGCATTGATGCTTGCTGGTATCATAGGTACCTTTAATGAAACGGCAATTAATATTGCTATAAGTGATATTATTAATCAGTTCGCGATTACGGAAGCTAAAGTACAATGGTTAACAAGTGGTTACTTACTTACATTGGGAATTTTAGTTCCTCTTTCTGGACTATTGATACAATGGTTTTCAACACGTCAACTTTTCCTGACATCAGTCAGTATGTCTATCGTAGGATCTGCAATTGGTGCTATGGCGGGAAGTTTTGATATCTTGCTATTAGGGAGGATACTTCAAGCAGCTGGAGCAGGGCTATTATTCCCATTGATGCTTAATACGGCTCTTATTATATTCCCAGCCGAGAAACGCGGAAAAGCGATGGGACTAGTCAGTCTTGTGTTCACAGCGGGACCTGCCTTAGGCCCAGCCATCTCAGGTCTTTTAATTGATTATCTAAGCTGGCATTGGATATTCTGGGTATCGTTGATGGCTCTGGTGCTTGCTTTGTTGGCAGGCGTAGCGTTTATGAAAAATGTAGCACCTATAACCAAACCACGTATCGATATATACTCTCTAGTCTTGTCGACAATTGGTTTTGGTGGACTAGTTTATGGTATTAGTAGTGCAGGAGAGGGAGATCATGGTTGGAGTAACCCTGTTGTTATTGTACCCCTAATTGCCGGGGTTATCGCATTAATCCTATTTGTCATTCGTCAACTGAACATGAAAAAACCTCTTATGAACTTAAGAACTCTACAGAACCCTATGTTTGCTATAGGTACTTTGCTGGTATTCATATGTATGATGGTTTTTCTATCGTCCATGTTCATTCTTCCCATGTTTATGATTCGTGTTCTTGAATTAAGCGCACTGACGACTGGACTTATTCTTCTACCAGGCAGTGTAATTTCAGCTGTACTTTCTCCTGTCGTAGGGGCACTATTTGACAAATTCGGACCTAAGTTTTTGGTAGTACCTGGTCTTATCGTAGTTGCAGCCACTCTATGGTTCTGTTCTGATATTACGGTTGCTTCGTCCATTGCTTTGATTATGGTCTTGCACACCTGTCTGATTGTCGGAATTCTTATGGTATGGATGCCTGCTCAGACAAATGGTCTGAATCAGCTACCTTCTGATATGTACCCCGATGGTGCGGCTATATTGAACACACTTCAACAAATCGCAGGAGCTATCGGTATTGCAATGGCAGTAAGTATCATGACAACCGGAACCGCAGACTTTATTAAGAGTGTGGCTGATCCTACGGAGCCGGGAAATGCAACATTGGCGTTAACGGCTGGTATGCAGAACGCATTATTCTTCACGATGTTTGTAGCCCTTGCCGGACTTGTTCTAGGTGTATTTGTAAGACGAGTGAAAGTCCAGAAGTGGTCTGGAGACTCGGAATAG
- a CDS encoding helix-turn-helix domain-containing protein, whose product MPVKGQKFKRYTHELRLEAIRLHVVEGWTYRQIINHLGIADVCRMKVWMRKYRKQGEFGLLDRRGRQEEYIDENRHIQSLKRENEMLKKGLEIWMRETCAISTEPLNKHRSGIR is encoded by the coding sequence ATGCCGGTAAAGGGACAGAAGTTTAAACGATACACGCATGAGCTGAGATTGGAAGCAATCAGACTCCATGTTGTGGAGGGATGGACCTATCGTCAGATTATTAATCATTTAGGGATAGCAGACGTATGTCGGATGAAAGTGTGGATGAGGAAGTATCGGAAGCAAGGCGAGTTTGGATTATTGGATCGACGTGGTCGGCAAGAGGAATACATCGACGAGAATCGTCACATTCAAAGCCTTAAACGGGAGAATGAGATGCTAAAAAAGGGTTTGGAAATCTGGATGCGGGAGACGTGCGCCATAAGTACAGAACCATTGAACAAGCATCGAAGTGGTATACGGTAG